The Danio aesculapii chromosome 8, fDanAes4.1, whole genome shotgun sequence genome window below encodes:
- the dmap1 gene encoding DNA methyltransferase 1-associated protein 1 yields the protein MATNADVRDILELAGGDNDSGPISKKDIINSDKKKAKKVTETLTFKRPEGMHREVYALLYSDKNRDAPPLLPSDTTQGYRTVKAKLGCKKVRPWKWMPFSNPARKDGAIFHHWRRAAEEGKDYPFARFNKTVQVPVYSEQEYQMYLHDDGWTKAETDHLFDLCKRFDLRFIVIHDRYDHQQYRKRSVEDLKERYYCICGKLTKVRAGTGAEPKIYIFDAGHERRRKEQLERLFNRTPEQVAEEEYLVQELRKIETRKKEREKKAQDLQKLITAADTTTEMRRAERKATKKKLPQKRETEKPAVPETAGIKFPDFKSAGVSLRSQRMKLPSSVGQKKIKAIEQILTEQGVDLNPMPTEEIVQMFNELRSDLVLVYELKQAYSNCEYEQQMLRHRYDALIRAGGAVTPQSESGGGLDSQSWPCADDIKTEAKEQIIDVVGAPLTPNSRKRRESASSSSSIKKVKKP from the exons ATGGCGACCAATGCTGATGTGAGGGATATTCTGGAGCTGGCAGGAGGAGACAATGATTCAGGACCCATCAGTAAGAAGGACATCATCAACTCAGACAAG AAAAAAGCCAAGAAAGTGACAGAGACCTTAACCTTCAAGAGACCAGAGGGAATGCACAGAGAAGTTTATGCCTTGCTGTATTCAGACAAAAA TCGGGATGCCCCTCCACTTTTGCCGAGTGACACTACACAAGGCTATCGGACAGTGAAAGCCAAACTGGGCTGTAAGAAAGTGCGGCCCTGGAAGTGGATGCCCTTTTCTAATCCAGCCAGAAAAGACGGAGCCATCTTCCATCACTGGAGACGCGCAGCAGAAGAAGGAAAGGACTATCCGTTTGCTCGTTTCAACAAG ACTGTGCAGGTGCCTGTGTACTCGGAACAGGAGTATCAGATGTATCTTCATGATGACGGATGGACAAAAGCTGAAACTGATCACCTCTTTGACTTGTGCAAACGTTTTGACCTACGGTTTATCGTTATCCATGATCGATATGATCACCAACAGTACAga AAGCGTTCTGTGGAGGATCTTAAGGAACGTTATTACTGCATTTGTGGCAAACTAACAAAAGTTCGGGCAGGAACAGGAGCGGAGCCCAAGATCTACATATTCGATGCTGGTCATGAAAGACGGAGAAAAGAGCAGCTTGAGAGACTTTTCAACCGCACTCCAGAACAG GTGGCAGAAGAAGAATACTTGGTCCAGGAGCTGAGGAAGATTGAGACCCGCAAGAAGGAGCGTGAAAAGAAAGCCCAGGATCTTCAGAAGCTCATTACAGCCGCTGATACCACAACAGAGATGCGCAGAGCTGAACGCAAGGCCACCAAGAAGAAGCTGCCACAAAAACGAGAGACAGAAAAACCT GCTGTTCCTGAAACCGCAGGCATCAAATTCCCAGACTTCAAATCTGCTGGTGTTTCGCTGAGGAGCCAGAGA ATGAAGCTGCCCAGTTCGGTTGGAcagaagaaaataaaagcaattgaGCAGATCCTGACAGAGCAGGGAGTCG ACCTGAACCCCATGCCCACAGAGGAGATAGTGCAGATGTTTAATGAACTGCGCAGTGATCTAGTCCTGGTGTACGAGCTGAAGCAGGCCTACAGTAACTGTGAGTACGAACAGCAGATGTTGCGGCACCGTTATGATGCACTGATAAGAGCAGGGGGCGCCGTCACACCACAGAGCGAAAGCGGTGGAGGCCTGGATAGTCAATCCTGGCCCTGCGCTGATGACATCAAAACCGAAGCCAAAGAGCAGATTATTGATGTGGTTGGAGCTCCACTTACTCCAAACTCG CGTAAACGTAGAGAATCAGCCTCCAGTTCCTCATCTATCAAGAAGGTGAAGAAACCGTGA